From Leopardus geoffroyi isolate Oge1 chromosome B4, O.geoffroyi_Oge1_pat1.0, whole genome shotgun sequence, a single genomic window includes:
- the CSRP2 gene encoding cysteine and glycine-rich protein 2, translating into MPVWGGGNKCGACGRTVYHAEEVQCDGRSFHRCCFLCMVCRKNLDSTTVAIHDEEIYCKSCYGKKYGPKGYGYGQGAGTLNMDRGERLGIKPESVQPHRPTTNPNTSKFAQKYGGAEKCSRCGDSVYAAEKIIGAGKPWHKNCFRCAKCGKSLESTTLTEKEGEIYCKGCYAKNFGPKGFGYGQGAGALVHAQ; encoded by the exons ATGCCCGTGTGGGGAGGTGGAAACAAGTGCGGGGCGTGTGGGAGGACCGTGTACCACGCAGAAGAGGTGCAGTGTGATGGGAGAAGCTTCCACCGCTGCTGCTTTCTGTGCA TGGTTTGCAGGAAGAATTTAGATAGCACCACAGTGGCAATTCACGATGAAGAGATCTACTGCAAATCCTGCTATGGAAAGAAGTATGGGCCCAAAGGCTATGGTTATGGCCAGGGCGCTGGCACGCTCAACATGGACCGGGGTGAGAGGCTGGGCATCAAGCCAGAGAG TGTTCAACCTCATAGGCCTACAACAAATCCGAACACTTCTAAATTTGCTCAGAAGTATGGAGGTGCTGAGAAGTGTTCCCGATGTGGGGATTCCGTGTATGCTGCTGAGAAGATAATCGGAGCTGGAAAG CCCTGGCACAAAAACTGTTTCCGGTGTGCCAAGTGTGGGAAGAGTCTTGAATCAACAACTCTGACTGAGAAAGAAGGCGAAATCTATTgtaaag gaTGCTACGCAAAGAACTTTGGGCCCAAGGGATTTGGCTATGGTCAAGGAGCAGGAGCCCTTGTTCATGCTCAGTAA